The sequence AGTAATCGGCGTCAGCAAGTGGCTCGGCGATTTTGAATAAAGCGGGAGGCCCGGTTACATCGGCGTTCCACTGGTCATATTTCACGCAGGGTCGGGTTCGGTCATCAAGCGGATAGTCCCAATCCCATTTTCAACCCCATCAGAAAACCTTCTGCCCAAGGCATAAATGTTGCTGATGGCCAACGAGGCGGAGCTCAAGCAGGTTGGCGCGGTGCTCGCCAAGTCCACTACAGCTTCGGTCAGGGTTCAGGGCCGGTTCGAACGGACGGGTTCTCTGACTATGCATTCACGGTCGATCGCTTCTTACCCGCTCCGGAGCCACGATGGCGCTTAGTCGTGCAGCACGATGTTCACCAGCGTGTTTTTGATGACCATCCCGCCGCTGTTGTAGTCGATGTAACCAAGACTGCGAAACCGATTGAGGAAGAAGCTGACGCGGGACCTGGTGGTGCCGATCATGTCGGCCAGAGTTTCCTGGCTGATTTTGGCTATGACGGGAATGGGCTTTGATTCCTGGCCGAAGTTAGCCATCAGCATGAGCAGGCGCGCGAGGCGCTTTTCGCTCGAATTGAACAAATGATCGACCAGATCGGCCTGCATGCGGATGTTGCGGGTGAGCAGATGCGCGCGGAATTGCCGGGCGAACTCAGGCTCGCGTGCGAGCAGTGCTTGCATGGCCGTCTTTTCGATGCGAACGATGGTGCTGGATTGGAGTGCGCTCGCAGAGGAATCGCGAAGCTCGAGAGTTGACATACAGGCTTCGCCAAAGAAGCTGCCCGCCGGGAGATGCGCAATGACGGCTTCCTTGCCGCTGGTTGATACAACAGTGAGTTTTATGTTGCCATTCTGGATGTAGAAGACTGCATTGCCGGCGTCGCCTTGCGAGTAGATGGATTCGGACGCCTGGTAAATGCACCGTGTTTTGCCGGGCATGAATCTATCAAGCAGGCTCTGCATGTCGAATTCGGACTCTCGAACCGGCAATGCGCTGGCCGGACTGGTAACGATCTTCTGCCGGGGACGTGCGGTGAGTCGCAAAGGAAATGGGAGGTCCTGGGGAAACCTTGTTGCCGAATTCGTCGTAGATGCGAAGCTAGTAGCCATGGTCGATACCTTTCAATCTCACAGGATGGGCGCAAAGGGCTGATGTGCAGCGAACAATTGCAATGCCGATATAACCAACATACGGAGTGATGAAAGTGATGAATATCGGCGAAAGCTGATCTTGCTGTAGGCTTTCCGCCCTCGTTCTGTAGGGTATGTCTGACACTGAAAGTTTCCTGACTCAGAAGTTCGCAGGATGTGTTTGAAGTTGAATCTGGTGTTGTGATCGCCCGAACTGCAGGTCCACTTCGACTTCGCTCAGGGCGGGCATTCGGCTCCGTTTGACGCAAAAAAGCGCGTCAAACTCCACTCAGGAGGACGGCTCTTTTTATAGGAACTTTCGAGACACCCACTAGTTGGCGTGAGGGTTCTTTACGTGCGCTAACCCGGCGTCCAATATCTTCCCGATCGCTGGAGCCAGCTCGTCTGAAGCATAGATCTTGTTGATATACGCGGTGGCGCCGGCCAAAAGACAGCGAGACGCATACTGGCTCTCGGGCTGGACGCTGACCATGATGACGGGAAGAAGAGGGTAGATGTGCTTTACATCCCTCAGAACTTCCATCCCGCTGCGGCCTGGCATATTGATGTCGAGCAGCAACACGTCATGGCGGGATTTGACCAACTCGGTCATCACCTCATCGCCGTTGGCGGCTTCGGAGAATTGAGTGCCTGAAAATGCGTCGTCCACGATCTCTCTGAGGCCGCGCCGCACATTCGCGTGATCGTCTGCAATCATGATCTTCATTGTTCTTCCTTGCCGGGCGACAATCGCGACCTGTTTCTAACAATATTGGGGCCGACACGGAAGGAACATCAGGGTAGTCCGTAATTCTTGCAGGGTTTGTATGCCCGCGCTGTAGGGGTTTTCCTACATTCGCACGTTTGCTCAGGGAGTGTTCGCAGACCTTAGTCGATGAGGCTGTGGGTCATGGCGTAGCGGGTAAGCTCAGCGTTGCTTTTCATTTGCATTTTTTCCATAATACGCGCCCGGTAGCTGCTGATGGTTTTGACGCTGACATGCAGCCTTTCGCCAATCTCCGTCAAGGGTACGCCGGCGGCGATCATCTTCATCACTTCATGCTCGCGGTCTGAGAGCGACTCGTGCGGGGGCTTGTCTGCGGACTCATCCAGGTTGTCAATGAGCTTTTCTGCCAGACTGGCGCTGATATAGCGACCGCCGCTGAGAATCTTCCTTGTCGCGTTTGCCAACTCCTCAGAGGCGCTGTCCTTGTTGATATAGGCGGCTGCGCCAGCCTTCAGGCAGCGCATGGCATACTGCTCTTCCGGATGAACACTGAGAATGACGACCGGCAAACGTGGGTACGCGTGTTTTACATCCCGCAGAACGTCCACCCCACTTCGCCCAGGCATGTTGATGTCCAGCACCAGCATAGCGACGGTGGTCTTGCCCAACTGGCTCAGCACCTCGTCGCCGTTGCCGGCCTCGGAAAAGCCCGCGCCGGGAAGCGCGTCTGCAAGAATCTCCCGCAGGCCACGGCGTACGACGGCATGGTCATCGGCGATCAGGATATGCATAACTCACTCCTCGCTCATCGCGTGGAATATCGATCGGAACGCGCACAGTGACTGTGGTTCCGCTGCCGGGGGAACTGGAGATGTGGACGTCGCCTCCGCAGGATTGCGCACGTTCTTTCATGCCCAGGAGTCCCAAAGACCCGAGAGTGTTCGACAGGTCGGACACGGGGAAGCCGATTCCGTCGTCTTCCACCGAAAGAACGATGTTCTCAACTTCCTGGCTGAGGGTTACGTGCACTTGCTTTGCCTGCGCGTGGCGAACCACGTTGGTGAGGCACTCCTGAAAGATTCTGAAGGTCGCGGTAGCCCGGTCGCCATCGAGGTGGAGATCGACGGGCGGGACAGAGACATGGCAGAGGATATTGTTGCGCGATGTAAACTCGCTGGCCTGCCATTCAATGGCCGCGGCCAGGCCCAGGTCATCCAATGCGCCGGGACGGAGCCCGCTGCAAATAGTGCGCACTGCTTTGACGCCGTGGTCGATGGACTGCGTCGATTCCTTGAGCCGGGCCAGCACTTCGCCCTCCGATGCGGGCAGGTGACGGCTCATCCACGCCATATCCATTTTGATGGCGGTGAGAATCTGTCCGATTTGATCGTGGAGATCGCGAGCGACCCTTATGCGATCTTCTTCGCGCACCCACTGCAGGCGGTCTGCCAATGCGCGCAGTTGTTCTCTCTGCAAGACGAGCAACTCCTGTGAGCGCTTGCGTTGCGTGATGTCACTGTTGATGACCAGCACGCGAGGCGGCTGACCGCGCTGGCCCCATTGCAATGCCCAGCGGCCTGCCACCACAACAAGGCTGCCGTTTTTGGCCGTCTTGATGAGGTCTCCCTCCCAATGTCCCACGCGCATCAGCTGTGCGGTGATCTCCTTGAACGGCTCCGGAAACTCGGTGCAAAGCATTTCATGCGCGATTTGACCGGCGGCTTCGGCCTTGGAGTATCCCAGCATGGCCTCTGCTCCGCGGCTCCAGAACTGGACTCTGCCCTCCATGTCGATCACAAAGACAGAGTCCTGCGTGAGCTCGAGCAGCGCGGCTTGCTCCGCAGTGGCGATCCGCTCCTGCCGCCTCTCCGCAACATCGCGAAAGACCAGCACAACGCCAATGACTTTTCCCTCGGCCGCGAAGATGGGCGCGGCGCTGTGCTCGACCGCAACTTCACGGCCATCCCTTGTGACCAGATCCACATGGTTGGCTACTGCCAGAATCTCCCTGTCCTTGAGCACGCGGAGCACTTCATTGTCCGCCGTCATCCCGGACTCTTCGTTGATGAGCTTGAGCACATGTCCGATCGGCTGGTTCAGAGCCTCCTCTACCGGCCAACCGGTAAGAACCGCGGCGATCGGGTTCAGAAAGGTGATTCGCCCTTCGCTGTCCGTGGCGATGACCGCCTCGCCAATGCTGCCCAGCACAGCTGTCCAACGCTCCTCATTCTGAAGCAATTTGTCGCCGAGCTTCTTGATGTGGGATCCGGTAAAGAACGCAAGGAAGACGCCAGAGCCCAAGCCGAGAACCAGACAGCTTGTCACCATCAAGACCCATCGGCGATGCGCAGCTTCAACGCGCTCGCGGCGCAATTTCTCTTCCACACTTTGAAAGTAGGTGACCTGTTCTCGAAGCGTATCCAGGTTGCTCTTTATTAGCTGGTCCTGAATGAGAGTGGGGTCAGCCTTTCCCGCACGGCGAAGAGCGATAATCCGGCCATCGTACTCCTCCGCCTCCTGAAAGCCAGCGTCGATGGCTCTGAGCCGCTGCTGCTGTGCGGGGCTATCCGCTACCAGTTGATTCAAAACCTGGAATTCTGGATCGAATCGCTTCGTCCCCTCCAGATACGTCGGGAGGAAGCTTTCATCGCCGGTCGCGATATAGCCGCGCTTCGCGGATTCCATATCGACCAGCACCTTGAGAAGGTGGCCGGATTGGTCGAGAGCCATATCGGTGTGATCAACCCATTGCAACGATCTGTTCAGATCGAATGTTTCCCACAAGAGAAATCCGGCAAGAGATGTCGTGACCAACAAAGGTACCGCGATGACTCGGCGGAGCAGTCGGTTGAACTTCGAGTATTCCATCGGGAAAGTCCATCCTTCTTACCGTGCTGGGTGAACAATTTCGGGTGTTGCTGTGTTGTTGCCGGGCAACCGGTCATGCAGGATTGTGTCCAGAAGAGATTGATGAACCCGAATTTGGCCGTCGTAACGGATGAAGCCAAGCTCGCGAAAGCGGTTCATGAAGAACCTGACGGCAGACCTCGGAGCGCCAATCATCTCAGCCAGCCTTTCCTCCGTGATCTCAAGAGGCAGCGATTCTATTTCACCTGTTTTGCCAATCCCCGACATCAATAAGAGGGCCCGCGCTAGGCGCTTTTCGCTGGAGTCGAGGAGCTGGTCGACAAGATCGGACTGGATGCGCATTCCTCGCGCGAGAAGAAACGCCGTGAAGACGACGGCGAGTGGCTGCTCTTCATGCAGGGCGCGGAGCATCTCGCCCCGTTCTATCCTGAGAACTCGGCAGTGAGTGATTGCGGTTGCAGTGGACGTATGGAGCGCGCCGACGATTGCAAGCGACTCTTCTCCAACGAAATCTCCGGGAGTGATGTAAGTGATCCTGGCTTCCTTGCCGTTGCTGGATACGACAATCAGCTTTGCGCGTCCACTTTGTAGATAGATCACAGAGTCAGCGGCTTTTCCCTGCGAAAAGAGGATCTGATCTTCGTGAAGTTCGAGAAGCTCGCGACCACGGCCGACGCTGGCTAAAAACTTCCTTACATCGAAAGTCGGCTTTCCGAGTTTTTGCATTGAACGCCTTCCCCCAGGAATGGCCCTGCCGTTTTCGAAGGGCCGGGCATAGAACAGTGTCGGTTGAGGTCGATACCGGAGTAGCCGGAACCGAATCATGCTGATCCCCAGTTAACAGGGGCCAGGCCGTGAGCGCGCATCTGGTTGAGTGTCCAATTTGAGCACCGGGCCCCGCCCATCCGCAGGGGCAATTCCATAGGATGGCATGATTGGGCTTGAATGAATGGTCTGTATTGCTCACCATCTTGGGCTATCTTCAAGACTCTTGATGGACCTGGCCAAAGGTAACCGGCTCAATGCGTAGGCTGAAAATGGGCTGCACCCGGCCGCACTGCGATACTTCTGCTCGGACTGAAGCAGCCACCGAATGCTGCGGCTTCATTGAAGTAGGCAAATGTGGATTGATCTATTGGGATATGTTGCTAGATTGCCGCCGTCAAGCCAAACCACTCATCGACAACCGGTTATGCGCGATCGTCGGGATGACTCCCCGAAAACGCCCCTGCATCCGGGCAAGCATGGCTGCGTTGGTGGAGGGAAAGCTTGCGCCATGCCGACTTCCCAGGACTCAAGTGCATCGCAGCGATGAAGGGCTGTGCGCGTCATTTTGAAAGGCCTTCGAGTAAAGCTGCCATAGCGAAGTCTCGAACTGGCCGTATTAGGCCTGTAATGATATCCATCCCGAGAGGAGCTACGATCCCTTCAAGACCACGATCGCATTCAGCTCGACACCACTCGCGTAGATCTGGTGTAAGTCCGCGAACAGACAATAGCAAAGACAAGAAGCTCCCTCGTTCACTCGGGTTTGGTGTGTTGGACAATTCACTTCGCAGCATGTCTTGCAGATCTACGTCCAATGCTAATCGGCGCACAATTGGGCGATAGAATCCCTTCGCAAAATAACGGTAATTTGGACGGCAGCCCCGCAGAATGAAGCGGATTACCGAAAAGACCTCTTGGCTTGTCCTCGCGGTGCAGACCAAGGCCATGTCGAACGAAGTTTGTATCACCCAATCGCCATTGACCGTGAAGTGCGGTCGAAGCTGATCCATCTCCTGTCGAAGGATCGGGCTTTCAGGAGAAAGTTCACAGAGAGCCCACATCGCACGGTGGCCATGCATATGAAACTCTCCCTGGAGCTTGGCCTCGATGGCCTCGCGCACAGCCGCATCGTCAGCGAAATCTCTTGCTAATAGTTCGATAGCCTTTTCGGGGTCGTTCTCGTGGACATTTGAAGTCGGAAACAACGAATTAAGGCAGAGATCTCGCAAGAGCGCAGAACGAGGTTGCACCCTCGCAACGAATTCCAGAAATTGGGGTCGAATCGCCACTTTGCGGTTTTCTCGGATGAACTCCAATGCTTCCATTCGAGGTACGGGATAGTTATCTGCAAGCAGGCAGAGAGTTCCCCAAACCGAGAACTCGTCTCGGCC is a genomic window of Terriglobia bacterium containing:
- a CDS encoding Crp/Fnr family transcriptional regulator codes for the protein MATSFASTTNSATRFPQDLPFPLRLTARPRQKIVTSPASALPVRESEFDMQSLLDRFMPGKTRCIYQASESIYSQGDAGNAVFYIQNGNIKLTVVSTSGKEAVIAHLPAGSFFGEACMSTLELRDSSASALQSSTIVRIEKTAMQALLAREPEFARQFRAHLLTRNIRMQADLVDHLFNSSEKRLARLLMLMANFGQESKPIPVIAKISQETLADMIGTTRSRVSFFLNRFRSLGYIDYNSGGMVIKNTLVNIVLHD
- a CDS encoding response regulator transcription factor encodes the protein MKIMIADDHANVRRGLREIVDDAFSGTQFSEAANGDEVMTELVKSRHDVLLLDINMPGRSGMEVLRDVKHIYPLLPVIMVSVQPESQYASRCLLAGATAYINKIYASDELAPAIGKILDAGLAHVKNPHAN
- a CDS encoding response regulator transcription factor — protein: MHILIADDHAVVRRGLREILADALPGAGFSEAGNGDEVLSQLGKTTVAMLVLDINMPGRSGVDVLRDVKHAYPRLPVVILSVHPEEQYAMRCLKAGAAAYINKDSASEELANATRKILSGGRYISASLAEKLIDNLDESADKPPHESLSDREHEVMKMIAAGVPLTEIGERLHVSVKTISSYRARIMEKMQMKSNAELTRYAMTHSLID
- a CDS encoding PAS domain S-box protein, which encodes MEYSKFNRLLRRVIAVPLLVTTSLAGFLLWETFDLNRSLQWVDHTDMALDQSGHLLKVLVDMESAKRGYIATGDESFLPTYLEGTKRFDPEFQVLNQLVADSPAQQQRLRAIDAGFQEAEEYDGRIIALRRAGKADPTLIQDQLIKSNLDTLREQVTYFQSVEEKLRRERVEAAHRRWVLMVTSCLVLGLGSGVFLAFFTGSHIKKLGDKLLQNEERWTAVLGSIGEAVIATDSEGRITFLNPIAAVLTGWPVEEALNQPIGHVLKLINEESGMTADNEVLRVLKDREILAVANHVDLVTRDGREVAVEHSAAPIFAAEGKVIGVVLVFRDVAERRQERIATAEQAALLELTQDSVFVIDMEGRVQFWSRGAEAMLGYSKAEAAGQIAHEMLCTEFPEPFKEITAQLMRVGHWEGDLIKTAKNGSLVVVAGRWALQWGQRGQPPRVLVINSDITQRKRSQELLVLQREQLRALADRLQWVREEDRIRVARDLHDQIGQILTAIKMDMAWMSRHLPASEGEVLARLKESTQSIDHGVKAVRTICSGLRPGALDDLGLAAAIEWQASEFTSRNNILCHVSVPPVDLHLDGDRATATFRIFQECLTNVVRHAQAKQVHVTLSQEVENIVLSVEDDGIGFPVSDLSNTLGSLGLLGMKERAQSCGGDVHISSSPGSGTTVTVRVPIDIPRDERGVSYAYPDRR
- a CDS encoding Crp/Fnr family transcriptional regulator translates to MQKLGKPTFDVRKFLASVGRGRELLELHEDQILFSQGKAADSVIYLQSGRAKLIVVSSNGKEARITYITPGDFVGEESLAIVGALHTSTATAITHCRVLRIERGEMLRALHEEQPLAVVFTAFLLARGMRIQSDLVDQLLDSSEKRLARALLLMSGIGKTGEIESLPLEITEERLAEMIGAPRSAVRFFMNRFRELGFIRYDGQIRVHQSLLDTILHDRLPGNNTATPEIVHPAR